Sequence from the Aerococcus tenax genome:
GGGATCACTGGAAGAAGCCAACCAGGCTCTAGGCTATCCTTACTTCTTCCGTGGTTTAGTTATAAACGGCTTTAAACGAGGCCGTACCCTAGGCTTTCCAACGGCTAATATCTATACCCAGGCCAGTACTTTAATTCCCAAAGTTGGTGTTTATTTGGTTCAATGTCAAATCAACCATCAGCTATTCTGGGGGATGGCTTCCATTGGATATAATGTCACTTTTGGTGATGATAATGACAAGACCATTGAAATTAACTTGTTTGATTTTGAATCAGAAATTTATGGTGAAGAAATGCTGGTATTTTGGTACGAATATTTACGGGGTGAAAAGAAATTCTCTAGTGTAGAGGCTATGGTGGAACAGTTGAATCAAGATAAAAGTGACTGTCTAAGTCGTCTACAAAAATATGAAAATTATCAAAATTAAATTCTCTAAAAAGTTGGTGTTGATTTTGCCAACTTTTTTATTTTGTCATTTTTTATGCGGCTAGGGACCGATCCAAGGTAAAGGTTGAGTCGCTAGTAAGTTATCTATCACTGCCAGCTGTTATTACTAAATAAGGGCTATCTTTTAACTTTATCTATGAAATCGTTTTGCTAAAGATCAAAATAGGAATTGTAATGACTAGGAAATTCTTTGAAAAACAGTTTGACTTTTATTGACATATGCACTTAACCATGTTAGTATATAGATATGTTAGCAGAAGGAGCTGTCAAGTGCTAAAAGAGGTGATAAGATGTTAAGTAAAAGACAAATTATTGTTTTAAAAGCGATTATTGACGCCTATAGTCAAAGTGAAGAACCGATTGGCTCTAAATCGATTCTAAAACTGACTGGCCTTGAGGCAAGTTCTGCAACTATTAGAAATGATATGGCAAAACTTGAAAAACTTGATTTGATTAAAAAGATGCACTCGTCTTCCGGAAGAGTGCCCACTGAAGCCGGCTATCGTTTCTACATTAATTATATTCTTCCCAAGAACGGTGGAATTATCGATAGTGGTTTAAGTGAAGCGGAAAATGAAAAGGTGAGTGAAATATTTCAATCACCTTACTTGGCCTTAGATGAAATTGTCAATCGCTCAACTGAACTTTTAGCTGAGCTAACTAACTATGTAGCGATTTCTTTAGGACCTGACGCTTACCATTATCACTTAGCTGGCTTTCGCTTTGTACCGGTAACTAGCCGGCAAGTGATGCTTGTCTTAGTGACAGAAGAAGGTACAGTGGAAACGCAAATCTATCGTTTGCCAGACAGTGTATCTATGGAAGCCTTAGAGGATATGGCAAATATAATTAA
This genomic interval carries:
- the hrcA gene encoding heat-inducible transcriptional repressor HrcA, whose translation is MLSKRQIIVLKAIIDAYSQSEEPIGSKSILKLTGLEASSATIRNDMAKLEKLDLIKKMHSSSGRVPTEAGYRFYINYILPKNGGIIDSGLSEAENEKVSEIFQSPYLALDEIVNRSTELLAELTNYVAISLGPDAYHYHLAGFRFVPVTSRQVMLVLVTEEGTVETQIYRLPDSVSMEALEDMANIINRDLIGLSLPSVLVRLKSNYMSYFDESIRRLLYEGSIIEDLLKKMDASRVFVKGKANLYNHLYQSDAYQQVENLNRLFANPNLLDTLIDPGDQGIQVKVGKDMQADGLNHLSIMATNFVGGNNDQQTISVAILGPENMSYLRMAQLFQGVRLQLNHYIDSYYKNDKEEG